TGTTACTTCTTTAGCTACTGCTAAAGTTACATCAACGAAGTCTTGACCCTCTTTACTAACATCAACAACTTCTTTACCAAGTTCAATCAAGTATGATTTAACTGTCTCTTTAAGTTCTGTACCTGCTTTATCAGCACCAATAATTACTGCCATTTTCTTTCTCCTGTTACTTTAGAAAATAATTGAATGTAGCTACATCGACGATATTTTTTTGCAAAACTGTTTGAAATAACGCTTTCATTATTTCTACACCATTATAATATCACCATTAAAAACAAAAGTCAACAACTTTATGTTTTTTTTTTTTTTTATTTTAAAACCGACAGTGTTTATTTTGTTTGTTTTGCAAAAAAAAAAAAAAAACACCAACAAACTTAATATTTGTTGGTATAACTATTATAAAACTAGGCTTGCAGCTCCAATCACTCCAGCATCATTCCCTAAAGTAGCCAAAGCCAGTTTAGTAGAATTTCTAACTGTTGGAAAAGCAAATTTATCAAACTCTTCTTTTACTTTATCTAAAAGAAATTCTCCTGCAGCAGAAACACCACCACCAATAACATTATAATTGGGATTAAGTGCATTAGCCAATTGACTCAATGATTTACCTAAATAATTGGCAAATTGCCATACAATTTTTTGGCCAAGAGAATCGTTTTTCTTAGCGTAATCAAAAACATCCTTTGCAGTTACTTGATGTTCTAAAATTAACCTCCTTAATTCACTTGTTTCATCAAATTGACTAGCAAAGCTTTTTGCAATATTGACAATCCCTGTGGTGCTAGCAACGGTCTCCAAACACCCAATGTTTCCACAAGTACATGAAAATCCATCTTCATCAACAACCATATGACCAATCTCACCAGCACTTCCATTGACACCATGAAGTAATTGACCTTGAGCAATAATTCCTCCACCTACACCTGTTCCAAGTGTTACAAAAATAACATCAGGTGCGTTATCTCCGGCCCCCTTCCATCGTTCACCAAGTGCAGCAACATTAGCATCATTATCTATATAAAAAGGACGACCAAATGCTTCTTCAAATTGTTCTCTGATGTTTTGTTCTTTCGACCACCCTAAGTTATAAGCTCCTGTTACTGTTCCTTTCTCAAAATCAATCTTGCCAGGACTTCCCATGCCTATGCCCTTAATATCGCCTAAAGATAAGCTATTTTCTAATAGATATTCTTGAATGGACCTGATAATGTCAGATACAATATTTTTGCCATTATCACTTATATCTGTTGGGATTGACCATTGATATTCTATATTTCCTAAAACATCTAAAATGGCTAATTTTACTGATGTTCCACCTAAATCAACGCCTATTATTTTTTTCGTCATAACTTATTCCTCCTCTGTTACACTTTCAATGACGTTTACAAACATATAATATAATCATTTTTTGTTATATTGTCAACTGTTTTTGTGTTTATTGTGTTCTATTTTGTTTGTTTTTATCTTTTTGTTATGATAAAATACTAACAGATAGTTATTTTATAAGTACAGAAAGGAAATATAGTTATGATAAAGAAAGAAAGGCACGAACGTATCTTAGATATGTTAAATATTGACGGTGTTATTACTGTCAAAGATATGATGAAAGAGCTAAATATCTCTGATATGACTGCAAGAAGAGATTTAGATGAACTTGCTGAAGCAGGATTCCTGACTCGTATACATGGAGGAGCACAACGACTCTATAAAGATGAAGAACCGCACGAAAAAACTCATATTGAAAAAAAGGTACTTCAAACTAAAGAGAAGAAACTTATTGCACAAAAAGCCAATTCAATCATTAAAGATGGTGAAACCATTTTTATTGGTCCTGGAACAACTCTAGAACATCTAGCAGTTGAGTTAAAGACTCGTAATATTCGTGTAATTACAAATAGTCTTCCTGTTTTCCTTATATTGAATAAGAGTAAAACTGTTGACTTATTATTGATTGGCGGAGAGTACAGAGAAATTACAGGTGCTTTCGTTGGTTCAATGGCTACAACCAACTTAAAAACCTTACGTTTTTCTAAAGCATTTGTAAGTGCTAACGCCGTATCAGATAACACTATCGCAACATACAGTGATGTTGAAGGAGAAATTCAACAATTAGCACTAGACAATTCTGTTGAAAAAATCTTATTGGTTGATAGTACCAAATTCAATCGTTATGATTTCTTTAATTTCTATACTCTAGAACAAATTGATACCATTATCACCGATAATCAAATATCCCAAGACCAATTAAATGAATTTGGCCAACTAACAACTATTATTCAAGCTAATTAAACTAACTTATGACTTATAAAAATATCGTTTTTGATCTTGATGATACCTTGTATGATCATCTTTTACCATTCAAAAATAGTATCATACAATGTTTTCCTGAACTTGCAATGTTTTCCTGAACTTGATATTTCTGAAATTGAACTTATCTATAAACGATTCAGGTATTGGTCTGATATTGCTTTTCCAAAATACACTAATAAGCAAATTTCAATTGAAGAACTACGTATTTTTCGTTGTAAACAGATAATAAGTGAATTTGGATTTTTTAGTATTTCTGATGATTTAGCACTCTCTTTCCAAAAAACATACGAAAAAGAACTCAGTTCAATTAGCTTGTTTCCTGAATTAAAAGAGATTCTTGAATACTGTTCTGTAAAAAAGATTCCTATTGGAATCATAACAAATGGTCCAGTTAAACAAAATTATCACAATTAGACGTTCTAAAATACTTTGATAAAGAGAAAATTATCATTAGCAAAGCAACAGGTTTCCAAAAACCTCAAATTGAAATTTTTGATCTCGCTTCTAAGAATTTCAATTTTCTCCCCAATCAAACACTTTATATTAGTGATAACTTTAAAAATGATATTGAAGGAAGCTTAAATGCTGGTTGGAAATCCATTTGGTTTAATTACAGGAAACGCAAACTACCTATTGATACTAAAATTCATGAAGTTCAAACTGCTAAAGACTTAAAAGAACTAGTCTACCGATTACTTTAACTTCAATATAATATTTTTTGACCAGTCAATAGACTGGTTTTGTTTATTCTAGGGAAATATCTCCTTAAAATTCGTTTTCTGTCTGTTTATTAGTATTGAGAATCTTGACAAATATTTCCAACTTCCTATTAGACTTTCTTTCTCCTCCTCGTCCTCAATAACTGACTCACTCTCTTTAATTTCACTAACATCAATCTCACTAACTTCAGTCTCACTAACTTCAGTCTCACTAGTGGCTGATTTTGACACCCCCTAGTTTTTTTGAACACTACCCCCGTTTGAATTTGAGACTGGGGTAGGCTCATGTTCCAACTCCCCCAAATAAATTTTATTGCCATTCGTCCTTTTTCACTGGAAGACTGTTGGACTTCATCTATCAAGCCATACTCTCGTGAGGTTTTCTTAATAGTCAGTAATTTTGACTTGGAACAGCCAAGTAGTGCCATGAGTTTGGAGTTGGAATAGACCAAATAAATAGCCCCGTCTTCATCTATCCAACCTTTACTCAAAGACAACTCTAAACGGTCTTTTAGAACAGCATAAGCAACCTTAACCTCAAGTTTCATGTCCTTGTAGCGTTCGCTGTCAAATAAGAGTTTAGGGAGCTTATAATAACGCTCTGACGTTTGATAGTGATTTGCGGTAATACGTTTCATGATTGTCCCTCCAACACTAACAGACCAACATTCCCCATGTCATCAAACTGGATTAAGCCATCCTCTTCCATTTCAACAACAATCCTCTTTGCTTTCTCAATATCAATTCTCATTATAGCCATGAGATGACACATCACAATTTGTCGTGATGACTGTTCATTCTTCTGCATGATTTTCCTCCTGAAACTAAAAAAGCGAGAACACTCATTAAAATGTTCTCGCTCACATAAAAATATATTCCTAGTAATAAGAATGTTTAAGAAATAGCAACTTTGCACAGTTTATTTATATAAAAACAAAAATCCTGCCAAAGATTTTTTGGCAGGATTTTTGGCAGGAAACCAAATCAAATTATCAGTTTCTTTAAATCGCTATAAGCTATAAAAGACTGGTAAATCGGGCTTCCGCTCTCAAATTGCTATGTGCTTCTTATTTAAGAGTAACAGTTACACAATGCCTATAAACGCTGATATAATCAGGTTTGTCTTGCTCTTATCTAGTTTAGTGGGGTTTTGGTGGGGTTTGATGATACTCCAAACTTATGTAGTGCTTGGGTTATCTCTCTTCCACCACTAGCTTTTTGACTTTCATACAGATGAGAATAGGTATTCAATGTAGTTGCCTTGTCAACTCGTCCGGAACGTTTAGAAACATACAGAACATCTTTTCCCAGTACGTTTATCAAAAAACTGTCGTGAGAATGTCGTAACCCTTTTCCAGTAATTACTTCTACTCCTGCTTTTTTAGCATGCCTTTTGAGAATACGGCTCAAAGTACATTTACTTAATGGTTTTCCAAATCGTGCTAGAACGTAATCATTATCATTGTTTTCTACCTGTACGATTCTCCATTGTTGTAGTACTTCTACCGTTTCATCATCAAGCTCAATCCATCTAAGCCCTGCCTCTGTTTTGGTCTGATTTTTCCGTGTGAAAATGCCATTTCCCTCATACTCAAGTGTACTTTGAACATGAAGCAACTTTCTTTCAAAATCAATATCAGACCAAATCAAACTTAACCCCTCAGATACTCTAAGTCCAGTAAAGAAATATAGCCAAATTGCAGTAAATCTATGTAGTTCCTCGTAGTCCGATAGGTCAAAGGTTGCAATAACTTTTCTAAAGTCATCCAGTGTCCAAAATTTTGTATCTGGTCGTGAACCCTTAGGGTTATCAAGCGATTTACAAGGAAACTCATCTATAATTTGAAGGCGTTCAGCATAGCCCAGACATTGCTTAAATCGAATCCAAACACCTTTAGCATAGTTAGGGGAGTATTTATCAATCAGATAGATTCTAAATTGCTCGCACTCTCTAATCGTTATAGATGATAATTTCTTGTGACCAAAAATTTCTACAAACATTTTATGATGAGTAAGTGCCGTCTTATAGGTAACCGCTTGAACTGTTTGCCTATAATAAGGTAGATAAATTTCTTCCATATATTCAGCAAAGGTCATGTAATCTCCGTTCCTATTTTGGGAGATTTGAAACTCTGCTCTTACTCGGCACAATTCATTATAAGCCTGTTTTTCACTCCTGAATGGATTTCCAAACTGGTCTTTATAGCTTTTCTTTCGTTGTCGCTTACCAGTTAAGTCATTTGCTTTAAACTCTGTTTGATAATAAATTTTGCCTTGTTTATCTCGCGATACTCCACGATATTTTTTAGTTGCCATTCTTTAAGTTCCTTTCTTTATCAAAAGGTAACTCAAAGCCTAGT
This sequence is a window from Streptococcus macedonicus ACA-DC 198. Protein-coding genes within it:
- the glcK gene encoding Glucokinase, coding for MTKKIIGVDLGGTSVKLAILDVLGNIEYQWSIPTDISDNGKNIVSDIIRSIQEYLLENSLSLGDIKGIGMGSPGKIDFEKGTVTGAYNLGWSKEQNIREQFEEAFGRPFYIDNDANVAALGERWKGAGDNAPDVIFVTLGTGVGGGIIAQGQLLHGVNGSAGEIGHMVVDEDGFSCTCGNIGCLETVASTTGIVNIAKSFASQFDETSELRRLILEHQVTAKDVFDYAKKNDSLGQKIVWQFANYLGKSLSQLANALNPNYNVIGGGVSAAGEFLLDKVKEEFDKFAFPTVRNSTKLALATLGNDAGVIGAASLVL
- the lacR gene encoding Lactose phosphotransferase system repressor, with the translated sequence MIKKERHERILDMLNIDGVITVKDMMKELNISDMTARRDLDELAEAGFLTRIHGGAQRLYKDEEPHEKTHIEKKVLQTKEKKLIAQKANSIIKDGETIFIGPGTTLEHLAVELKTRNIRVITNSLPVFLILNKSKTVDLLLIGGEYREITGAFVGSMATTNLKTLRFSKAFVSANAVSDNTIATYSDVEGEIQQLALDNSVEKILLVDSTKFNRYDFFNFYTLEQIDTIITDNQISQDQLNEFGQLTTIIQAN
- a CDS encoding 2-haloalkanoic acid dehalogenase, translating into MILMIPCMIIFYHSKIVSYNVFLNLQCFPELDISEIELIYKRFRYWSDIAFPKYTNKQISIEELRIFRCKQIISEFGFFSISDDLALSFQKTYEKELSSISLFPELKEILEYCSVKKIPIGIITNGPVKQNYHN
- the int gene encoding Integrase, with amino-acid sequence MATKKYRGVSRDKQGKIYYQTEFKANDLTGKRQRKKSYKDQFGNPFRSEKQAYNELCRVRAEFQISQNRNGDYMTFAEYMEEIYLPYYRQTVQAVTYKTALTHHKMFVEIFGHKKLSSITIRECEQFRIYLIDKYSPNYAKGVWIRFKQCLGYAERLQIIDEFPCKSLDNPKGSRPDTKFWTLDDFRKVIATFDLSDYEELHRFTAIWLYFFTGLRVSEGLSLIWSDIDFERKLLHVQSTLEYEGNGIFTRKNQTKTEAGLRWIELDDETVEVLQQWRIVQVENNDNDYVLARFGKPLSKCTLSRILKRHAKKAGVEVITGKGLRHSHDSFLINVLGKDVLYVSKRSGRVDKATTLNTYSHLYESQKASGGREITQALHKFGVSSNPTKTPLN